A window of the Patescibacteria group bacterium genome harbors these coding sequences:
- a CDS encoding NAD-dependent epimerase/dehydratase family protein, producing MKRAIFDKKNILVAGGAGFVGSHLCEELVKNSKVICLDNFLTGDEKNIDYLLSDPNFEFIKHDITQPIDLENLPELQNFKIQFQGIQEVYNLACPNSPLNFKDNVINTLLANSLGTKNLLDLAIKYESKFLHFSSSVIYGPREDGGKKVEEKMIGRVDLLSERSSYDEGKRFAETMVDNYRNIYNIDAKIIRLFRTYGPRMKLDDGNMIPDFITNALDNKVIDIPADENFHSTFCYVTDVVDAAIKMMDSESAGPINIGSDVEVSVFDIAHRIVKMLNSKSEVRHADKHFFITPLAIPDINKSRSELGWLPIQTLDKGLEATIHDLRANKGIRRITDSI from the coding sequence ATGAAAAGGGCAATCTTTGATAAAAAAAATATATTAGTAGCTGGTGGTGCTGGATTTGTTGGCTCTCATCTTTGTGAAGAACTAGTAAAAAATTCTAAGGTTATTTGTCTCGACAATTTTTTAACTGGAGATGAGAAGAATATTGATTATCTTTTGTCGGACCCAAATTTTGAATTTATAAAACACGATATTACCCAACCAATAGATCTTGAAAATCTTCCTGAATTACAAAACTTCAAGATTCAGTTTCAAGGAATCCAAGAAGTGTATAATTTAGCTTGTCCCAATTCTCCACTAAACTTTAAGGACAATGTTATTAATACTCTTCTGGCAAATTCTCTCGGTACGAAGAATCTATTAGATTTAGCCATCAAGTACGAATCAAAGTTTTTGCATTTTTCTTCTTCAGTTATTTATGGCCCAAGAGAGGACGGAGGTAAAAAAGTAGAAGAAAAAATGATTGGCAGAGTTGATCTTCTTTCTGAAAGATCTTCTTACGACGAAGGTAAAAGATTTGCCGAGACTATGGTGGATAATTATCGTAATATTTATAATATTGATGCCAAAATAATTCGCCTATTTAGAACATACGGGCCCAGGATGAAACTAGATGATGGGAATATGATACCCGATTTTATAACGAACGCTCTTGATAATAAAGTGATTGATATTCCAGCTGATGAGAATTTTCACTCAACCTTTTGTTACGTGACTGATGTAGTGGACGCTGCTATTAAAATGATGGATTCAGAGAGTGCAGGGCCTATCAACATAGGTTCTGATGTCGAAGTGAGTGTATTTGATATTGCTCATAGAATAGTTAAAATGCTCAACTCTAAATCGGAAGTTAGACATGCGGATAAACACTTTTTTATTACCCCTCTTGCTATCCCTGATATTAATAAATCCAGGTCAGAGCTGGGTTGGTTGCCTATCCAAACACTAGATAAAGGACTCGAGGCAACTATTCATGACCTACGTGCTAACAAGGGGATTAGAAGAATCACTGATTCAATTTAA